The Candidatus Saganbacteria bacterium genome segment GCTGCTTAAAGAAATGGATGAAGTGAAGCCGAGCGAAAGAAAAGCAATGTTCGTCTGTTCAGTAGCTATCGCAAGTATTTCAGGTAAGGTCAGGACCGTCAAAGGGATATGCAGAGGAATTATATCTGATAAAATGAACGGCAGCCGCGGTTTCGGCTATGACCCTGTGTTCATTCCTGACGGCTATAATAAAACATTCGCGCAGATGACCACTGCGCAAAAAAACAGATTAAGCCACAGGGGAAAGGCGTTCAGGGCTGCGAGGAAGATGATAAAGATGATGGTTGCCGGTCACCAGTAGCCTATTCTGTCACTTCGTGACATCACCTGTTCTCTCTCGCCTCGAGGACGAACCCTTTCGATGAAAAGTCGAAAGCGGAGATATTCTGACCCGAAATCCTGTAAGTCATATCGGATTATTATATAATAAGGATATAAATACGCCGGGGAGTAGCGCAGCTTGGTAGCGCACCTGGTTTGGGACCAGGGGGTCGCAGGTTCAAATCCTGTCTCCCCGATGTGATCGGGCCGTGGCGCAGCTTGGTAGCGCGCACGCTTGGGGTGCGTGAGGTCATGGGTTCAAATCCCGTCGGCCCGATGTTATAATCTTCGAGTGTGCGGGAGTAGCTCAGTTGGTAGAGCGCTAGCCTTCCAAGCTGGATGTCGTGGGTTCGAGTCCCATCTCCCGCTCGTTTAGTATTATGTCCCCGTAGCTCAGCTGGATAGAGCAACAGCCTTCTAAGCTGTAGGCCGAGCGTTCGAATCGCTCCGGGGACGTAAATAAAACCTCTGAAATTCATCCTCTTTATTACCGATAATCAAGCAGAAGGTAATAAATCTTATAATGGCTACATTTCGTAAAAATAACATAAATCCTGTTTCGCTTGCCCGTCAGATAGAGAGTTCAAGATATCGAAACGTAAGATCTTTTCGCGAATTTTGTGGAGGGATGCCGATAATATTGAGAGGACGAGATCGTTTACTGGGGCAGGCAGTCATCATAGACGCGCTTTTTCCCAAAGGTCTGGCAGCAGGCAACATGCCCGTACAGATAAGCGCAATCAAAATATCGCAGATGACCCTGGAGAAGAACGGCTGGTTTCACACTCTTGCAAGACCTTCATCAAGATTACCCTATAATTTTTTCAGGTTAACTGGACTAAACAATGATAATCTCCTTTTCGCGCCTGAGATCGATGATGTCACGCCTCATCTGGAGAGTTTCCTGTCAAACGCCACACTGGTAGGATTCGGGATAACGCCTGTTGTCGATTTTCTTTCGACTTTTCTGCCGGATATCAAAACGCGTTCCTGCATCGATCTTAAAAATAATATGATACGGACGGGCGTAAGCACGGGTAACATCTCTCTTGAAGCTTTTGCAAGCGCTCATGGCTTTAGAGCGGGGCTGGACATCTCCAGATCATCAATGTCCAGAGCCAGCCTGATATTCCAGATACTCTGCCACCTGACGGGGAAAAAAGAATCACTTTTGGAAATGAACGGTTCGGTTATGCTTTCTCCGATGCGCGAAAACGGGACCCGGTCCATTCCGGGATCAAATTATGAATTCATAGATATCAGGTCCCCTGAAACAGAGGTTCTTTTAACGGACCTGAAATGGCTGATGGTAAAAAGCTTAACAAGCATATTTGCAAAAAACGGGACTGACAGAGAGGATAAAGATATGCCCGGCTTGTTTTCTGCTATTAAGACGGCATATCCTTCCGGAGGCTGGAAACCGGATTCCGCTAAGCTGCGTCTGAGTTTGTCCAAATACTTCAGGAAGCTCCGTGTTGGAAAAGAAACGGCGGATGGGATTGTCGGCCGCCTTGCCGGGATGGCGGAAAAAGGAGAACCGCGTTTCCTGATCTGCTGGGAGATCTGTAAGGAGGCCTTAAAACGCTATTTCCCGTCCAGAAAAGGTGTAAGGGATAAATCTTTATATAAAGAATTCGCTAAAATCGCTTTTTTAAACTCCCTGTTCTGGCACCTGACATTCGGAGAGACAGAAGAATGCCGTAGCCGTCTTCAGGAATTCTACAGGTCCAAATGGAAAGATTATGCCCGCGAACTTCAGGATACAGAAGAGCTGACAAAGGTCAGGACGTCTTTGGCGAGCCACGAAAGAGGTCTCAGCGATTTCCGCCTGCAGGAAATGGGAAAATATTGCGAGCGGTATCTGCTCGATGAAGAGCAGGCGATCATCATCGCCAGGACCAGGGAACGGGCGCTGAGACTTAATGAAATTTTATCAGGAAAGGGCGTCAGATGCGGCACGGTCTATTCAAGGGACAATCACGGAGAAATAAAGAGTTTTACCCCTCACCAGAGAGATGTGGCGGTACGCTCACTGCACGATCACAATATCAAGATCTTAATATGCGAGGAGGGATCGCTGCCTAATCTTCTGGGGGTCCCTGTCAGGAAGATGCTTTTTGAGACGGTTCCGTTAAGGCCCAGTATTATGCGGACGATAAAAGAGTCCGTTTGCCGTGACGCTGATATCCATTTTCTTGTCGGTAGCAACGATACTGAACGGGCAATGCGCGAACGTTTTGAAGGATACCTTGATCAGTTGAACACCCCACCCGCACCCAGGGAAGCAAGGCTTCCTTATAAAGACCAAGAATAATAATCCCCGTGATATAATTGATACTGTCTTAATTCATATTTGTAGAGCCGCATATCCATTCATGGTGGCTATAGTGTAACGGTAGCACGAAGGGTTGTGGTCCCTTTAGTCCGGGTTCAAATCCCGATAGCCACCCCATCAATTTACTAAGCGAATATCAGGCGGTTTCTGCTAAAATATAGCCATGGTCAGAACCCTAAAGCTTCGAATATTTGTATCAGTCTTTATACTTGTATTTTTCTTTTCACCGGCGTTTGCCAAGCCGCATGCCGTTTTTCAGCATTCACTGTTAAATTCCCTGATGGCAGGTGTCTATAAAGGCGACATGAAGGTATCAGAGCTTCTTAAATACGGAGATTTCG includes the following:
- the rdgB gene encoding RdgB/HAM1 family non-canonical purine NTP pyrophosphatase, which produces MKIILATNNKNKVKEIKKILNIKGVKVLSLSDFPQKITVVEDGRTFEENAVKKATATAKKLKTITIADDSGLCVDALKGLPGVRSARYVKPPVTAERLCAKLLKEMDEVKPSERKAMFVCSVAIASISGKVRTVKGICRGIISDKMNGSRGFGYDPVFIPDGYNKTFAQMTTAQKNRLSHRGKAFRAARKMIKMMVAGHQ